The sequence below is a genomic window from Nakaseomyces glabratus chromosome F, complete sequence.
ACAAGTCCCAGACAAGTGGTATGCTTACCCATGGGAATCTAAGGACATCGTATTCCACACCAAGATGGCTGTTCAACAAGGTAACGATATCTTCATGGATTAAACATAGTCTTAATCACGCTATTACAGTTACTATGCATTCATGCTAATTCCAAATTagatgtttttgtttttccaACTGCGCAGAAATAAATACTCCACTGTATACTATATCACTAATTATCATATAACTAATACTATGCATCAAATAACTAGTACAGTTGAAATTAGAACATCAAGAAAACAACTCTCGCCAATATTTTAGGTTTTACGAAGTCTTAATATCGATCAATATCTTCGAaaggataaaaaattaaactaTAGATTGGACTTACTTATAACAGAACATTAGATTATGAACGCATGCATAAGATGTATGAGCTGTCCTGAGTATCCAACATGCTTCATATATGTTAGGAAGGAGAGCTGCATTCTGAGTGATGAGTAATGACCACTCTTCTCTTGTTCCTGTATATGTGCCCTCTGTGAAAATGTGTCAAAAAACACTTAGATCCCGGGTTTTCTCAGAAACAGCCGCAAAGGCAACCCAGAGTATCAATAAAGGCTTATAAAATCGTAAATCTTCTGATGCAAAACAGAAAACGAAGTTTACAAGAGGATGCGGAAGGGTTAGAGACGCAAGAcactataatatattattagatTGAGATATCCTTTACGTATCCACTTTTTGAAACATATTAATAACAGCAGTATAAACTATTACACACAAGAGAACAGAGACCACAGCCTTTTTAAAACaaatatcaagaagaatttATCAGGATGACAGCAACCGAAATACCTATCTGGCTAGATTGTGATCCTGGCCACGATGATGCAGTTGCAATACTCTTGGCATGCTGCCTACCTGCATTCAAACTAGTGGGACTAAGCACCTGCTTTGGTAATGCGCCACCAGAAAATACTGACTATAATGCTAGATCCCTATTGACAGCTTTGGGGAAGACTGATGTGCCAGTATATCTAGGAGCACAAAGACCTTGGATTAGAAAACCTCATTATGCTCCTGATATTCATGGAGAAACTGGGTTGGACGGCACTTCTTTATTGCCTGTTCCAGTAGTGGAGGTAAACAAAGAGGTTAACTTTATTGATGCTATTGAAAAAGCCATTTTGGAAAGTGATGGTGAGCTATCATTCGTCTCAACCGGAGCTACCACCACTATTGCCACTGTATTGCGGGAGAAACCCTACTTATtagaaaaaattaaatacaTTAGCATTATGGGAGGTGGCCTGGGTGTGGGTAATGTGAATAAAGGTTTATCAGCTGAATTTAATGTATGGATTGATCCTCATGCTGCTAAATTCTTGCTTACAGATCCAGGTATCAAACGGAAGTGTATATTAATTCCTTTGAATCTCACACACAAAGCCTTGGCTACTGATGAAGTAATGAAGAGGGTTCTTGGTGATGGTAAGTCGAATATAAGGAGACTGTTCTACGATTTGTTCctatttttcaaaaagacATATGAACATGCTCAAGGATTTGAAAGTGGGCCCCCAATTCATGATCCACTTACTTTATTACCTCTTCTTGAGCTTTATGGCTGGGAAACAAAGGAGGTCATTAATTTCTCGTATAGGCGCTTAGATATCGatgttgatattgatatccATAGTGACCACGCGGGAAAACTGATAATATTGAACGAATATgagcaagaagaagttcAGAAAGGTGTTATTGTAGGATATGAGCTGAATTTCGATTACTTCTGGGATAAATTATACTTCTGTTTGGAAGAAGCTGAGAAAACTTCAACAATATAGCACATCACTATGTTTTTGTTCATGACAttcttttttctaattatGAGTGGTTGTTTTCGTTTTGGATTTTCTATTGTAGTTTTACCACATTAACTAGCATCGTTGGTATTAGGCTTGCTTATATTGCATACCagaaatttgttttttttttttaattttgcaTAGCACTCTTCATTGTTTTTAGTTCcattaatatatatcattgaaatctacagatatttatttaatttttgtatttgcaTGCTAGTATCTCTTACCCTAATATCTAAAGCTAAATCTTTAGGACATAATGGTCCTGCATGAGTCATTTGCTCTACCCATAATGGTGATAATTTCCATTCGAATGAAGAGAGAAATTCAGCAATTATGATCCTAGTAGAGACAAATACTAACTTCTCTCCCAAGCATGCCCTCTTTCCGCCATGAAAAGTGTTTAGGATGCAATTATTCTTAGTTGTTTTCCATGCTTTGTTGATAGTTTCTATATCCTTACCCCACCTTGTAGGATCAAAAATATCGGAGGTATGACCCCAAAAATTAGAATCATGGCAAGTACTATAGTTATGATATCCGACATATGTATCCTTTGGTACTACTATACCTGGGCCAAGCATACATCTCTTAGTAGTCTTCCGATTTATAATAACGCTTAATGGGGGATAATATCTTAGACATTCATATAGAAAAGAGTTCAATAAAGGTAACTCAgataaattattttcttcattattgAGAATTTCGTTTCTAATATCTACTTGCCATGTGTCATGATATTTCCCCAGTAAGTATATTAgatttgaaataaataattgtGGATTTTCATGTCCAGCCACCAAAAgaataacaatattatCTGTTAATTGTTTATATGTCAATTCACCGTTATTGTAGGCTCTTACTAGTGCAGAACCAGATGTATTTGCCTGCTCAAATTTATAGGTTTTTATTAGCTGCTTCTGTACCTTATCTACTAAGCTACTCCTAAAATTCTCAACATTCTGAAACGCTAATAATCTTGAGGGTATAGGCAACCTATCAAACATAGGGAAGTTAAGATAAAAGGgatcaaaaatttgtttcttaATCTGTATTAGCTGCCTATGTAAAGAATTATTATCCTCATCTATTGCACCAAATTCGAATCCAAGTCCAACTCGACAGATATTATCTAGTGTCAATCTTTGTATATAAGGAATGATCTTAAAATTGCAATGATACTTAAATGGCCTCATATCTTCTTTAATTAATTCACAAAACTTCATTGCATTTTTAAGCAATATGCCAATGTCAAAGTGCTGAAGACCATCTTTTATTGGCTTCCTATATTTTTGCCAGTTAACTCCATGGGCACTGATTACATTATCTCCAGTATAAGCTGCTAGAACACTGTACGGAATCTTTTGTTGGTTTCCACTTTTGGCAAAAGTGTCTTcatttttgaagatgttATTCAGAAATTCTGGGCGTGAAACCAAGATATTCCATCTAGAACCGAAATAAAACTTCACAGCTCCATATTTTTCTAGCTTTTCCCTAATGTACAAGTTGTAGAACTGAACTTGatcaatattataataCTGAGGTATAAAAACTGAATAAAAAGGAATTGTTGGAATATTATTCGGAAACGAAATAGGTGGAAAACAGATGGTTAAAATCCAACATAGTACTAGACATATAAAGCCAAAAACCAGAATATTTAGCATTGCCACTGGTGTATTATACGTATCAGAGAAATTATATCAACAAGACAATATGGAATAGTCTATATTTATAGCTTCTGTTGAGATGGCCAAAATTACAATAACGTCAAATAGCTATTTTTCCATTAATGAACCAGTTACTAAAATGACCTTAACACATTTGTTTCTAAGTAgaaatatagaaaattaACTGAATATATCAAAGGAAGATGACGTCCGATCAAATTGAACAAGCGCTATTTGTTAAGAAATTACGGACACTTGCCATGTTTTAATCCCACTTGAGTGAAATTCATACACCTCCCCCCCAATCTAATAAACCTTAATTTTCCTAAAAAATCACATTTGGTTTGCAATCAGCTGTATTATTTTAGGAtacatttttgtttgaagATTATCACTCCGCATAAAACTGATGAGGTTAAATCAATTATGCATTGTCGTCCAAACATAATTACGTCATTATATAAACTTTCTAGGCATCTTTGTAcctttattttcaattatacCGTAAATCACTTTGTTTTGAGAATTTCTACTAATCAAGATTTGTAGTTAACCAGAAAGGGTAAAGTTACCCTGGACTGTCAAACTTGCTGGATTTAGAAGCACAAGATATAATTCGTCTTGTGAGTATAGTTCCTTAAATTTATTCATCAGgaacaaattttttaagGCTCATATAATTACATTCTTAGCTTACTATACATCCAGGAGGAACCCTCAGCCATTAATCTGTGAGGACAAGTGATCTGAACAATCGCGTAGCAGATGTCTAGCTTTATTGCACATAATTCCACTACATAGCCAACCtcagaaaataataaaaatatgagATTTACAATAAGTATATGAAGGTCTAAAGTATATTTCTCCTAATAAGAGCATCCAAATAAAAAGTGAGGAGTTGAGAATTGAACTATTTCAATGATGTATGACTTGGAGACATTTATTAGTTATCTtgatttggaaaaaaaacCCTCTTTAAGTGTAAACTACTATCCCAATCAGGCTAGTCAATCACCAGCAATGACACTACTGTCCATTTCTAAGCTGAACACCTCTTCTAATGAAGTAAaatttgctttcttttattattttttttatgtatGAACGTAGCATCATCAATCAGAGTTACTGATATTGACCTACCACAACTACTATGCGttaaaatttaatgaagATACACTGTAAATTATACAAAATGAAAGACATATAAAAATCATGCAAAAGTTGataatttcaatagttCTTATCAAAGTTTCAATGCtttgatatttattattatttttttttttattagacTAATCACCAAGACGAACCATATCTACATCTAGGCTTAGTTCATAGTAattaatcaaaataatatgaCACTAGGCAGTTCTATTGATATAGCTTCAACACCCAAGGGTGATTCAGAAACCGAAAGTAACCATTCCACCtttaacaaaataattGCAATATATACCAGGGATTTCTATGGAAAACTATATGCgattgaaataaaaaaggaATGTACAATCGAGCGCGAATGGCAAGAGTTCTACGAATTATTTGCCTGCTTAGACGGTAAATCTTCCATGATTACCAACGATGTCATTGAATTTCACATCTCGAAAGAGCTAGCAAAGAGGTATATTCATGATCTTCAAACGCCAATAAAAATTAGTGAGTACCAAAAAGAAGGCGAGCAGCAAATTAGAGGTTGTGTTTCAAAAGTCGAAGTTGCTTCCGCATTTAATGATTGGTTTATATATCATGTTCTAGATGGATGCCGCTTAGAAAATAACTCATTTCCTCTAATCAGCCATGACATTAAATATGATGAGATGTTTACTTCTTTCTTCGAGCAGCAGCTTAAGAACTCtgttgttgatgagaaATGGTATGAAACAGGTAGAGAATACTTTAAATCTCGTGTTAGGTATTTTACACAAAGATACAGACGTATTGAGTGTATTTTACCAGCATTTCCTTGTAAGTCgtcaaataaaaacaagGTCTTTTCAACAATCCCCGACAAGGGAGAAGAATTAGCATTGAAAAGACTAATATTTGCGACACAGCAGGTACGCTCCTTCTATCCACCTGGAATGAAAGTTTGGATTGTTAGTGATGGCCATGTGTTTTCTGATTGTATTGGAGTCGATGATGAAGTGGTATCAGAGTATACTTCACAATTGCATACCCTGTACAAAAACTTGTCGGCACAAGAACCAGATGCAATTGGATTTTGTGGGTTAAAAGAATTGCTTTTTGAAGGTAAATCTGCTAAACTATTTAAATCTGAATGGGTTGCCGAGGTTGAAATGGAACATCATACGGGAACTAACATTTGCAAATACTCTGATTTGTGCAGACAAATTCTGATGTGCGGCTGTGATACAGATGCCGGGCTGttaaaaaaacaaatttcaACTCCAGGCCACCCTAGACTGTTTTTGTTTAGAGGATTCTCAAAGTTCATGATGGAAGATTTAGCGCTATTACCATATTTCCAAAACTCGTCTAGAAAAGcattcaaaaaaacaatttctAAAATTGCCTTCAACATGATTAAAAGAAACGACGCCTATTCCAATTTAGTAGAATTGGTTTTTCCAAATCATCTGAGAATTTCGATCCATGCTCACGTAAATAGCGGCCCCAAATTTGGTATCAAGGTGATTGCTCCTGAACAATGCCGCACTATTAAGAGCTTGGAAAACATAGATGAACCCAAATTCGAAGATCTACTACACATTCCAACACCCTGGCATAATTGCATTGTCAAGATAGAAAAAGACTATGATAATGGGAATGAACTGTATATGATCAAgtcaaaaattataaagGATGTTATCGATCAGGGCAAGTACGTCGGATATTGGGAACCGGGAAACATAGAAAAAGGGAAAGGAGGGCATTTCATTCTGAGAAAGACAAAACCATAAATACTAAAACTTTGAATAATCAAAGTCGGAAATGATAGTTTCCCTTGAGCTTTCTTTCTAGAGATTTTTCATTAACGTCTCCACCAAATGTTACACATATTAATTTTAGTTCTTTGCTGGCACCTAAAAATTGTTTGTTCATTTCATAGTATAATTTATGCTGCTAAATTCTCAACTGCCTATTTTTCCAAGTGAATGCCAAATGTAACGCAGTGTCAAATTCTGTTCTAGATTAACTTTGTTCCTAATAGTAAATCTCATTCTAAGAATTATCGTTGTATGACAAGTCAACTTGTTTAACAATTACATGAGCTTATTGACAAATAGGTTGAGTAATAATCGttatattaaaaatgataatatcaTGAGCATAATCTTTATAAATCCTCTATAAGccttcaaaaaatatatcgCAACTCTTTCTATAGCGCATGTAGTATAAAATTGTGACTCTATGCGAGCCAGCTTTTGTGATAGATAAAGTAATCTTTTGCATGACATTTAAGTCGTTTATTAATGCTTCTAATGTACAGCgtacttttttttaacatTTCTCTATAATCTTAAAGAAACATAGGAccaaaaagaacaaaaccAGTGATATAATGTTTTTGAGGGCTAAAATTACAGTGTTGTTATTTACTATTCgattaatattattcttcaGATTGCACCTAGATAATCTTCCTTAATACTACCAATTGCGTGAATGGAGCTAACCTGACTGATACAACCTTCAATTTTCACTCTAATTCTTGACTTTATGGTGATGATATCTTCCGAACTTTGGTATGATGGTGGATTTGAACCAGCGTTAAAAGTTAAGTCCTGTGGCATTAAATGCTTTGTGACAAACACCTTCATTGGCCCTACCTGTACTTCAAACCCGTGTTGTGAACATGACACCACGGTACCATCTACTACTTCACCTTTGAATGGCTTGAAAACGACGGCACGGTACTTTACGTTAAACTCTGCTGACCCATCAGTAGGTAATATTCTACCACGCTCAATCTCTATATTGTCATAGTCCAGCACACACAAAATGTAACCGAACTTACCTGTACAGGAACCTTCCACTTCTTGTAGCAGCTTAGTCTTGATGTACTGCTTCATTCGTGGACCAAAGAAAGAAGGATGCAGAGTGACATTCAGCGATAGATCCTTGATAAAAAACATATTGTAATTGAagttgtattatattaggGAATGATCGTTGTCGCTATCGTTATCGGTATCAGTAGCGGGCTGGGATCGGAGTGTGAACTAGTAACAAAATCTCAATAGCTATAATAGAACacacacaaaaaaaagactaaGCTCTGTGTACCTCCAGTGTATATGTTTGAAATTGCTAAACCACCTGAACTCAATTGCAAAACCACAAAGCAAAGCTACCAGTTGAATAGCATTAGTGAAGCCTTTGACATGCAATTTTAGTCTATGTTTCGTTATTTTTTCAGCATTTGGTAGAGAGTCGAAAGAGCCCAAGAATTTTACGTACGAGATGACATAACTGGGGGTTTGAGTTCAATGAAATTCTCACGTCGAGATAATCGCATGCTCAGTTGGTAAGAGCAATAGCAACATATGGGGATAGTCCAACTGTGCATCGTGTGGAACCCAGATAGTACCCCAGAGAAAGGTGGCATTGTGTATTTTAGACAAGTAAAGCGATACTAGGACTAAATCACTCGAGATAGACCTACTTTAGATAAGGCCGATAGAGATTGTCATCGGTAGCAGTGCTTAAAGTTGAACGTTAAGGTAAGAGTTTGTCCCTAGTCAGAAGAGACAATAAGACATATATAACACGTTTAAGACATGCCTAGACTGGTCGGTAAGTCAGTTAGTGATCACATTTTGGGTCTTGCCCAGAAAGGTATTGAAGAGAACGCAGCGCATTTCAAAGTTGGTGGTAAGAAGCTATACTTCCCCAAAGCGCGGGTGATCCTGTTACGCCCCAATGCCAAGCACACACCATACCAGGCCAAGTTCATTGTGCCCAAATCCTTCAACAAGCTTGACCTAAGAGACTACTTGTTCCATGTGTATGGTCTGCGGGCCATGAACGTGACCACACAACTTTTGCACGGCAGGTACGAGCGTGCGGGTAACATTGCGTCTCCTAGGTACCGCGGACCGCAGATCAAGAAGATGACAATTGACATGAACGAGCCATTTATCTGGCCCGAGGAAGACACAGAAAACAGTCTATGGGACCACAAGTTTGCACAAGAGCTGAACAAGTACCGTGAAGAAACGATGATGAAGCTGGGCAGCGACAAGCTGAAGCCCCACAAGGCGTTTGACGGTGCGCTGGGTCCGTTCAACGACAACATGATAGCACAACCGTTCATTCCAAAACAACTGAAGAGGCGGATGTTGAACCAGAAACCACAAGACCCAGACTACTTAAAGATAAACCAGTTCTTGTAAATAAATTTGAACTATCCCAATACCAGAGCCCCTTGTATAAATGTAAATACTCAAGAAATTAAAGACGTCATTTCAAAAACGCTGATCTACGctaattaatatattatattaacaCATTTTCCAGGCTTCTTATAATTTAATTAGTATTATTGCACAGCAGCAACGGAGTATCCCTATAGATCAACCACGGAATAGTGGATCTTCCGTGGAATATCCATCACAACACTGCACACAGAATTCCACGGAAACCATTGCCTGTTTTGCACTTTTGCACTTTGCACTCTGCACTTTGCACTCTGCATTTGAGGAACGTATTAACGTTGGTTTCTCACCCACAACCTCGAGGTCTACTAAGGGGTGGCATAGTCTCCCCCCCACACTATTTATATGCCTAGACAATGGCGTACAGTCAGCATACCTCACGGAGCCGTTAGgaacttttttctttttcattgttttgGCTCTGTGGGAAGAAGGGGGGCATCACAGCATTCCGGGGGGGATGGCCGCCCCATTGCTGTAGTGTGTGCTGCCAGGAAGGCATTGTTCTGTCTTTAAGACCTCTATCTTGCACTTCACCCCCCCCTTGCAACAGCCCTCAAAAACTATATTAGCTACTACGTCAATGGCAATTGGTATATATACTGGAACGTTTATAAGGTTTGTTGGGTGTATTAGGTTGGGAAGTAGGGAACACCACTCAGCTCACCTCAGTAAAACAAATTATTACAACATAACAAATagcaaaataatatagTGATGAACACACCCGATGACTCTAGTGTCTCGAGTGTAGACTCGCATCAGCCCTATATGGGTTTTGATGACAACGTCGAGAAACGTATACGGGAGCTCGCCCGGTCGCTGACCCAGCAGAGCTTAACGTCGTCAAACCGGTCCGTAAACAAAGAGGCCCCCGCAGATGGCAGCGCGCCATTGGACAGAGTCTCAACGCGGGCGTCCTCCATTTTCAGCGCGGACTTTAAAGGTGTCAACCCTGTCTTTTCGGACGAGGAGGAAGACGACTACGATGCCCGTCTGGACCCCAACAGCGATGAGTTCTCCAGTAAAGCGTGGGTCCAGAACATGGCCAAGATCACAACTGGGGACCCGGAGTTCTACAAGCCGTACTCGATCGGGTGCTGCTGGAAGGACCTGAGCGCCTCTGGTGAGTCCGCCGATGTGTCATACCAGAGCACTTTCCTGAACCTGCCCGTGAAGCTGCTAAACGCCGTCTGGCGTAAGGCGAGACCCGCCAGAGAGAGCGATACATTCCGCATCCTGAAGCCCATGGACGGGCTGTTGAAGCCCGGTG
It includes:
- the URH1 gene encoding trifunctional uridine nucleosidase/nicotinamide riboside hydrolase/nicotinic acid riboside hydrolase (CAGL0F02585g~Ortholog(s) have nicotinamide riboside hydrolase activity, nicotinic acid riboside hydrolase activity, uridine nucleosidase activity), encoding MTATEIPIWLDCDPGHDDAVAILLACCLPAFKLVGLSTCFGNAPPENTDYNARSLLTALGKTDVPVYLGAQRPWIRKPHYAPDIHGETGLDGTSLLPVPVVEVNKEVNFIDAIEKAILESDGELSFVSTGATTTIATVLREKPYLLEKIKYISIMGGGLGVGNVNKGLSAEFNVWIDPHAAKFLLTDPGIKRKCILIPLNLTHKALATDEVMKRVLGDGKSNIRRLFYDLFLFFKKTYEHAQGFESGPPIHDPLTLLPLLELYGWETKEVINFSYRRLDIDVDIDIHSDHAGKLIILNEYEQEEVQKGVIVGYELNFDYFWDKLYFCLEEAEKTSTI
- the DIT2 gene encoding putative cytochrome P450 (CAGL0F02607g~Ortholog(s) have oxidoreductase activity, oxygen binding activity and role in ascospore wall assembly, chlamydospore formation) translates to MLNILVFGFICLVLCWILTICFPPISFPNNIPTIPFYSVFIPQYYNIDQVQFYNLYIREKLEKYGAVKFYFGSRWNILVSRPEFLNNIFKNEDTFAKSGNQQKIPYSVLAAYTGDNVISAHGVNWQKYRKPIKDGLQHFDIGILLKNAMKFCELIKEDMRPFKYHCNFKIIPYIQRLTLDNICRVGLGFEFGAIDEDNNSLHRQLIQIKKQIFDPFYLNFPMFDRLPIPSRLLAFQNVENFRSSLVDKVQKQLIKTYKFEQANTSGSALVRAYNNGELTYKQLTDNIVILLVAGHENPQLFISNLIYLLGKYHDTWQVDIRNEILNNEENNLSELPLLNSFLYECLRYYPPLSVIINRKTTKRCMLGPGIVVPKDTYVGYHNYSTCHDSNFWGHTSDIFDPTRWGKDIETINKAWKTTKNNCILNTFHGGKRACLGEKLVFVSTRIIIAEFLSSFEWKLSPLWVEQMTHAGPLCPKDLALDIRVRDTSMQIQKLNKYL
- the DIT1 gene encoding Dit1p (CAGL0F02651g~Ortholog(s) have catalytic activity and role in ascospore wall assembly), with the translated sequence MTLGSSIDIASTPKGDSETESNHSTFNKIIAIYTRDFYGKLYAIEIKKECTIEREWQEFYELFACLDGKSSMITNDVIEFHISKELAKRYIHDLQTPIKISEYQKEGEQQIRGCVSKVEVASAFNDWFIYHVLDGCRLENNSFPLISHDIKYDEMFTSFFEQQLKNSVVDEKWYETGREYFKSRVRYFTQRYRRIECILPAFPCKSSNKNKVFSTIPDKGEELALKRLIFATQQVRSFYPPGMKVWIVSDGHVFSDCIGVDDEVVSEYTSQLHTLYKNLSAQEPDAIGFCGLKELLFEGKSAKLFKSEWVAEVEMEHHTGTNICKYSDLCRQILMCGCDTDAGLLKKQISTPGHPRLFLFRGFSKFMMEDLALLPYFQNSSRKAFKKTISKIAFNMIKRNDAYSNLVELVFPNHLRISIHAHVNSGPKFGIKVIAPEQCRTIKSLENIDEPKFEDLLHIPTPWHNCIVKIEKDYDNGNELYMIKSKIIKDVIDQGKYVGYWEPGNIEKGKGGHFILRKTKP
- the RPB7 gene encoding DNA-directed RNA polymerase II subunit RPB7 (CAGL0F02673g~Ortholog(s) have DNA-directed 5'-3' RNA polymerase activity, RNA-directed 5'-3' RNA polymerase activity, single-stranded DNA binding, single-stranded RNA binding, translation initiation factor binding activity); the protein is MFFIKDLSLNVTLHPSFFGPRMKQYIKTKLLQEVEGSCTGKFGYILCVLDYDNIEIERGRILPTDGSAEFNVKYRAVVFKPFKGEVVDGTVVSCSQHGFEVQVGPMKVFVTKHLMPQDLTFNAGSNPPSYQSSEDIITIKSRIRVKIEGCISQVSSIHAIGSIKEDYLGAI
- the MRP20 gene encoding mitochondrial 54S ribosomal protein uL23m (CAGL0F02695g~Ortholog(s) have structural constituent of ribosome activity, role in mitochondrial translation and mitochondrial large ribosomal subunit localization); this encodes MPRLVGKSVSDHILGLAQKGIEENAAHFKVGGKKLYFPKARVILLRPNAKHTPYQAKFIVPKSFNKLDLRDYLFHVYGLRAMNVTTQLLHGRYERAGNIASPRYRGPQIKKMTIDMNEPFIWPEEDTENSLWDHKFAQELNKYREETMMKLGSDKLKPHKAFDGALGPFNDNMIAQPFIPKQLKRRMLNQKPQDPDYLKINQFL